The following proteins are co-located in the Tripterygium wilfordii isolate XIE 37 chromosome 2, ASM1340144v1, whole genome shotgun sequence genome:
- the LOC120015138 gene encoding uncharacterized protein LOC120015138 isoform X2, which produces MELQEFEPIIGEAKPELESSDSSPLGPFLFHVYASDSSHLKFSVTDFRSNTFEVVRSLSQLEDMRDSIGIGGSWSEFVDYIIASFKSEDVKLALERHPKSDGAAHAKLIAQKSKGMPRISISLTKLVDAAASEAVATLSLQLFKVFKSMQHLLVQEKKHPYRSMEVTSTEKEKNERIQSQLELPSKKQKLQKMNSSDRADASSTLDTKRASQDLGSTKVANRVLPAYRRARVRGAHLQDTEDDGDS; this is translated from the exons ATGGAGCTTCAAGAATTTGAGCCGATAATTGGGGAAGCAAAACCTGAGTTGGAGAGCTCGGATTCGAGTCCACTGGGGCCATTCTTGTTCCATGTATATGCTTCTGATTCCTCTCACCTAAAATTCAGCGTCACCGATTTTCGTTCCAATACTTTCGAGGTGGTTCGTTCGCTGTCGCAACTTGAGGACATG AGGGACAGCATTGGAATCGGAGGATCTTGGTCTGAGTTTGTTGATTACATCATAGCTTCCTTCAAATCTGAAGATGTAAAACTTGCACTGGAAAGACATCCAAAGTCAGATG GAGCTGCTCATGCTAAATTAATTGCCCAGAAATCAAAAGGAATGCCTCGTATTTCCATTTCTCTCACAAAACTTGTGGATGCTGCTGCTAGTGAGGCTGTCGCAACTCTATCACTCCAGCTATTCAaggttttcaaaagcatgcagcATTTACTAGTGCAAG AGAAGAAGCACCCTTACCGGTCAATGGAAGTCACGTCTACTGAAAAG GAGAAGAATGAACGTATTCAGAGCCAATTGGAGCTGCCGTCAAAGAAACAGAAGTTGCAAAAGATGAATTCTTCGGACAGAGCAGATGCCTCTTCTACTTTAGATA CTAAGCGAGCATCTCAAGATTTAGGCTCAACCAAAGTTGCTAATCGTGTCTTACCAGCGTATCGCAG GGCAAGAGTAAGGGGAGCCCATTTGCAGGATACTGAAGATGATGGTGATAGTTAG
- the LOC120015138 gene encoding uncharacterized protein LOC120015138 isoform X1, translated as MELQEFEPIIGEAKPELESSDSSPLGPFLFHVYASDSSHLKFSVTDFRSNTFEVVRSLSQLEDMRDSIGIGGSWSEFVDYIIASFKSEDVKLALERHPKSDGAAHAKLIAQKSKGMPRISISLTKLVDAAASEAVATLSLQLFKVFKSMQHLLVQEKKHPYRSMEVTSTEKEKNERIQSQLELPSKKQKLQKMNSSDRADASSTLDSNGLRNSPAKRASQDLGSTKVANRVLPAYRRARVRGAHLQDTEDDGDS; from the exons ATGGAGCTTCAAGAATTTGAGCCGATAATTGGGGAAGCAAAACCTGAGTTGGAGAGCTCGGATTCGAGTCCACTGGGGCCATTCTTGTTCCATGTATATGCTTCTGATTCCTCTCACCTAAAATTCAGCGTCACCGATTTTCGTTCCAATACTTTCGAGGTGGTTCGTTCGCTGTCGCAACTTGAGGACATG AGGGACAGCATTGGAATCGGAGGATCTTGGTCTGAGTTTGTTGATTACATCATAGCTTCCTTCAAATCTGAAGATGTAAAACTTGCACTGGAAAGACATCCAAAGTCAGATG GAGCTGCTCATGCTAAATTAATTGCCCAGAAATCAAAAGGAATGCCTCGTATTTCCATTTCTCTCACAAAACTTGTGGATGCTGCTGCTAGTGAGGCTGTCGCAACTCTATCACTCCAGCTATTCAaggttttcaaaagcatgcagcATTTACTAGTGCAAG AGAAGAAGCACCCTTACCGGTCAATGGAAGTCACGTCTACTGAAAAG GAGAAGAATGAACGTATTCAGAGCCAATTGGAGCTGCCGTCAAAGAAACAGAAGTTGCAAAAGATGAATTCTTCGGACAGAGCAGATGCCTCTTCTACTTTAGATAGTAATGGCCTGCGAAATTCTCCGG CTAAGCGAGCATCTCAAGATTTAGGCTCAACCAAAGTTGCTAATCGTGTCTTACCAGCGTATCGCAG GGCAAGAGTAAGGGGAGCCCATTTGCAGGATACTGAAGATGATGGTGATAGTTAG
- the LOC120015102 gene encoding ABC transporter G family member 5, with protein MKKQGCEIEAIGINYKIHTNKTANPLNIFTRKTQILDPQQGTNPEEPCNVVRQVLKDLNCKAKPWEILAIVGPSGAGKSSLLEVLAGKLTPQSGSIFVNQKPMNKAQFKKISGYVTQKDMLFPLLTVEETLMFSAKLRLGLPQAEMKSRVKSLLQELGLEHVAMARVGDDRVRGISGGERRRVSIGVDVIHDPKVLILDEPTSGLDSTSALQIIDMLKVMAETRGRTIILSIHQPGFRIVKSFSSILLLANGSGLHHGSVDQLGLHLRVIGLQLPLHVNIVEFAIESIDTIQQQRKEIQQEMQSQFPSTNQQHKKGEEGESKSGKLTLQQLFQQSKVIDQEIVNTGIDFPRDFTNSRLQETIILTHRFSKNIFRTQELFACRTFQMLISGLVLGSIFYNLKDNVLGAQERVGLFAFILTFLLSSTTEALPIFLQEREILMKETSCGSYRVSSYAIANGLVYLPFLLTLAILFTIPLYWLVGLNPNIMAFMHFLLLIWLILYTANSVVVCFSALVPNFIVGNSVISGVMGSFFLFSGYFISNQEIPRYWVFMHYVSLFKYPFEGFLINEFSKSGKCLEYMFGTCTVSGEDVLKEEGYGEESRWRNVAIMVGFILVYRFISYVILRCRCSQRSFSGALV; from the coding sequence ATGAAGAAACAAGGCTGCGAGATTGAAGCAATAGGCATCAACTACAAAATCCACACAAACAAAACAGCAAACCCTTTGAACATCTTCACCAGAAAAACTCAAATACTTGATCCACAACAAGGAACAAACCCTGAAGAACCATGCAATGTGGTTCGTCAAGTCCTTAAAGACCTGAACTGCAAAGCAAAACCATGGGAAATCCTTGCCATTGTTGGTCCAAGTGGAGCTGGAAAGTCATCTCTGCTTGAAGTCCTAGCAGGTAAGCTCACACCACAAAGTGGTTCCATTTTTGTTAACCAGAAACCTATGAACAAAGCTCAGTTCAAGAAGATCTCTGGCTATGTCACTCAGAAGGACATGCTCTTTCCTTTACTTACAGTGGAGGAAACACTCATGTTCAGTGCTAAACTGAGGCTGGGGCTTCCTCAAGCTGAAATGAAGTCAAGGGTCAAGTCCTTACTCCAAGAGCTAGGCTTGGAGCACGTAGCCATGGCTCGTGTGGGTGATGATAGGGTTCGAGGGATATCAGGAGGAGAAAGGCGTCGTGTTTCCATCGGAGTTGATGTCATTCATGACCCGAAAGTGTTGATTCTTGATGAGCCAACTTCAGGTCTTGACAGCACCTCTGCTCTACAAATCATAGACATGCTCAAAGTGATGGCAGAGACCAGAGGCAGAACCATAATACTAAGTATTCATCAACCTGGATTTCGTATTGTGAAGTCGTTTAGTTCAATACTTCTGCTAGCTAATGGTTCGGGTCTGCATCATGGCTCGGTGGATCAACTTGGTTTGCACTTGAGGGTGATCGGATTGCAGCTTCCTCTGCATGTCAATATTGTTGAATTTGCCATTGAATCAATTGATACAATTCAACAACAGAGGAAGGAGATTCAACAAGAAATGCAATCACAGTTTCCATCAACAAATCAACAGCACaagaaaggagaagaaggagagagtaAAAGCGGTAAGCTCACTCTGCAACAACTCTTTCAACAATCTAAAGTAATTGATCAAGAGATAGTCAATACTGGAATTGATTTTCCTAGAGATTTCACCAATTCAAGATTGCAAGAGACAATAATTCTTACTCATAGGTTCTCAAAGAACATATTCCGGACACAGGAGCTCTTTGCTTGCCGGACATTTCAGATGCTGATTTCTGGGCTTGTTTTGGGCTCCATATTTTACAATCTCAAAGACAACGTGCTCGGAGCGCAGGAAAGGGTAGGCCTATTTGCTTTCATATTGACATTCTTGCTATCTAGCACCACAGAAGCTCTACCAATCTTTctgcaagagagagagattttaaTGAAGGAGACATCTTGTGGAAGCTACAGAGTCTCATCATATGCCATTGCCAATGGACTTGTTTACTTGCCTTTTCTACTCACCTTAGCCATACTCTTCACCATTCCATTATATTGGCTGGTTGGGTTAAATCCAAACATCATGGCTTTCATgcactttttgttgttgatttggTTGATTCTCTACACAGCAAATTCAGTGGTGGTTTGTTTCAGTGCTCTGGTGCCTAACTTCATTGTTGGAAATTCAGTAATTTCAGGTGTGATGGGGTCATTCTTTTTGTTCTCTGGTTACTTCATATCGAATCAAGAAATCCCCAGATACTGGGTTTTCATGCATTATGTATCGTTGTTCAAGTATCCATTTGAAGGGTTTCTGATAAATGAGTTCTCTAAGTCAGGGAAGTGCCTGGAATACATGTTTGGGACATGCACGGTGAGTGGGGAAGATGTGCTTAAAGAAGAAGGATATGGAGAGGAAAGTAGGTGGAGGAATGTGGCTATAATGGTGGGCTTCATCTTAGTTTACAGGTTTATTTCCTACGTGATTTTAAGATGTAGATGCTCCCAAAGAAGTTTCAGTGGTGCTCTTGTTTGA
- the LOC120015154 gene encoding NAC domain-containing protein 104-like isoform X3 codes for MGDHGKVNLPPGFQFCPTDEELVLHFLQPKASRLSCHPDFIPVLDSYPLDPWELDGKVLSSGNQWYFFGQMMQNEATTNGFWKEVDIEEPILSSSTSRRVGMKRYLVFYINDEAQGGVATNWVMQEYRLCNHGARR; via the exons ATGGGAGATCATGGCAAGGTCAACCTTCCTCCTGgttttcaattctgtccaacTGATGAAGAACTAGTTCTTCACTTTCTCCAACCCAAGGCCTCGCGCTTGTCGTGTCACCCGGACTTCATTCCTGTTCTTGATTCTTATCCTCTTGATCCATGGGAACTTGATG ggaagGTATTATCAAGTGGAAACCAATGGTATTTCTTTGGCCAAATGATGCAAAATgaagcaacaacaaatgggttTTGGAAGGAAGTAGACATTGAGGAACCTATACTCAGCAGTAGTACGAGTAGGAGAGTTGGTATGAAGAGATATCTTGTGTTTTACATAAATGATGAAGCTCAAGGAGGCGTAGCAACCAATTGGGTTATGCAGGAATATCGACTTTGCAACCATGGAGCAA GAAGGTAA
- the LOC120015154 gene encoding NAC domain-containing protein 104-like isoform X1 — MGDHGKVNLPPGFQFCPTDEELVLHFLQPKASRLSCHPDFIPVLDSYPLDPWELDGKVLSSGNQWYFFGQMMQNEATTNGFWKEVDIEEPILSSSTSRRVGMKRYLVFYINDEAQGGVATNWVMQEYRLCNHGASNSLYSKTKFRKSEGNNLVLCRVYERKNDSQSFCYNEDNDDGSELSFLDEMFLSLDDDLDDTTLSN, encoded by the exons ATGGGAGATCATGGCAAGGTCAACCTTCCTCCTGgttttcaattctgtccaacTGATGAAGAACTAGTTCTTCACTTTCTCCAACCCAAGGCCTCGCGCTTGTCGTGTCACCCGGACTTCATTCCTGTTCTTGATTCTTATCCTCTTGATCCATGGGAACTTGATG ggaagGTATTATCAAGTGGAAACCAATGGTATTTCTTTGGCCAAATGATGCAAAATgaagcaacaacaaatgggttTTGGAAGGAAGTAGACATTGAGGAACCTATACTCAGCAGTAGTACGAGTAGGAGAGTTGGTATGAAGAGATATCTTGTGTTTTACATAAATGATGAAGCTCAAGGAGGCGTAGCAACCAATTGGGTTATGCAGGAATATCGACTTTGCAACCATGGAGCAAGTAATTCACTTTACAGTAAAACAAAATTTCGAAAATCA GAAGGTAATAACTTGGTTCTATGCCGAGTTTATGAGAGGAAGAACGATTCACAGAGCTTCTGCTACAACGAAGACAACGATGATGGAAGTGAACTTTCATTTTTGGATGAAATGTTCTTGTCTCTGGATGATGATCTTGATGATACAACTTTGTCAAATTAA
- the LOC120015154 gene encoding NAC domain-containing protein 104-like isoform X2 — translation MGDHGKVNLPPGFQFCPTDEELVLHFLQPKASRLSCHPDFIPVLDSYPLDPWELDGKVLSSGNQWYFFGQMMQNEATTNGFWKEVDIEEPILSSSTSRRVGMKRYLVFYINDEAQGGVATNWVMQEYRLCNHGASNSLYSKTKFRKSVITWFYAEFMRGRTIHRASATTKTTMMEVNFHFWMKCSCLWMMILMIQLCQIN, via the exons ATGGGAGATCATGGCAAGGTCAACCTTCCTCCTGgttttcaattctgtccaacTGATGAAGAACTAGTTCTTCACTTTCTCCAACCCAAGGCCTCGCGCTTGTCGTGTCACCCGGACTTCATTCCTGTTCTTGATTCTTATCCTCTTGATCCATGGGAACTTGATG ggaagGTATTATCAAGTGGAAACCAATGGTATTTCTTTGGCCAAATGATGCAAAATgaagcaacaacaaatgggttTTGGAAGGAAGTAGACATTGAGGAACCTATACTCAGCAGTAGTACGAGTAGGAGAGTTGGTATGAAGAGATATCTTGTGTTTTACATAAATGATGAAGCTCAAGGAGGCGTAGCAACCAATTGGGTTATGCAGGAATATCGACTTTGCAACCATGGAGCAAGTAATTCACTTTACAGTAAAACAAAATTTCGAAAATCA GTAATAACTTGGTTCTATGCCGAGTTTATGAGAGGAAGAACGATTCACAGAGCTTCTGCTACAACGAAGACAACGATGATGGAAGTGAACTTTCATTTTTGGATGAAATGTTCTTGTCTCTGGATGATGATCTTGATGATACAACTTTGTCAAATTAAttag
- the LOC120015170 gene encoding uncharacterized protein LOC120015170, with the protein MSLRIKTVVDKFVQELKEALDADIQDRIMKEREMQSYIEEREREVAEREAAWKAELSRREAEIARQEGRLKMEKENLEKEKSVLMGTASNQDNQDGALEITVSGEKYRCLRFAKAKK; encoded by the exons ATGTCTCTGCGAATAAAGACGGTGGTGGACAAGTTCGTGCAGGAGCTGAAGGAAGCTTTAGACGCGGACATTCAGGACAGGATCATGAAGGAGAGGGAGATGCAGAGTTATATAGAAGAGCGCGAGCGGGAAGTCGCCGAACGCGAGGCTGCCTGGAAAGCCGAGCTCTCTCGCCGCGAG gCAGAGATTGCCCGACAAGAAGGAAGGTTAAAGATGGAGAAAGAAAATCTCGAGAAGGAGAAAAGCGTCCTCATGGGAACTGCATCAAACCAAGATAACCAAGATGGAGCTCTTGAAATAACAGTTAGTGGTGAAAAGTATCGGTGCCTCAGGTTTGCAAAGGCAAAGAAATGA
- the LOC120015112 gene encoding uncharacterized GPI-anchored protein At1g61900 isoform X1 yields MDCFWTVSRIKGSLCQQFLLLIVWLSSFQDVVTLHNLLDPSHVSSTSELPNQPSTGLFEPIEISPAVFPHLPDPGESLPPMYPTFPTTYEPNLTGKCPISFSALSGIMDKTASDCSQPMAEIVGNVICCPQLGSLLHIFLGYHSIKSDKLVLQNAVADDCFSDIISILASRGANKTIPAICSVKSSNLTGSACPVKDVTTFEKIVNTSKLLEACSSVDALKECCRPICQPAIMEAALQLSGTAVTISENKNVVGEPNHVDALNDCKGVVYSYLSKKLSVDAANTAFRILSACKVNKVCPLNFTQPLEVINACRNVAAPSPSCCSSLNAYIAGIQTQMLITNKQAIICATLFGSMLRKGGVMTNIYELCDVDLKDFSIQAAFGQQGCLLRSLPSDVVLDNSTGFSFTCDLTDNIAAPWPLSSSMSSLSLCAPEMSLPALPTSARKKNSGCRGGGFEYVVSIFSFFIFSALIY; encoded by the exons ATGGACTGTTTCTGGACTGTTAGTCGCATTAAAG GTTCTCTGTGCCAACAATTCCTTTTATTAATTGTCTGGCTATCTAGTTTTCAAGATGTAGTGACCTTACATAACTTGCTTGATCCTAGTCATGTGTCTTCCACATCCGAGCTACCTAATCAACCTAGTACTGGACTTTTTGAACCTATTGAAATATCACCTGCAGTATTTCCGCATCTTCCAGATCCTGGTGAATCTTTGCCACCTATGTACCCAACTTTTCCTACCACATATGAACCAAACTTGACTGGGAAATGCCCTATAAGTTTCTCTGCTCTGTCTGGTATAATGGACAAAACAGCATCAGATTGTTCTCAACCGATGGCAGAAATAGTAGGAAATGTTATATGTTGCCCACAGCTTGGTAGTTTACTTCACATTTTCCTGGGCTACCACAGCATCAAGTCTGATAAGTTGGTTTTGCAAAACGCTGTTGCTGATGATTGTTTTTCAGATATTATCAGCATATTAGCCAGCAGAGGGGCCAACAAGACAATCCCTGCCATCTGCTCTGTAAAATCATCAAATCTTACTGGTAGTGCTTGTCCGGTGAAGGATGTTACAACCTTTGAGAAAATAGTAAATACAAGCAAACTTCTGGAGGCCTGCAGCTCTGTTGATGCTCTTAAAGAGTGTTGTAGACCAATTTGCCAGCCTGCTATTATGGAAGCTGCACTTCAGTTGTCAGGAACAGCTGTGACCATCAGTGAGAATAAAAATGTGGTGGGGGAACCCAATCATGTGGACGCACTTAATGATTGTAAAGGCGTTGTATATTCATACCTTTCTAAGAAACTCTCAGTTGATGCTGCGAATACTGCATTCCGGATATTATCTGCCTGCAAAGTGAATAAGG TTTGCCCTTTAAATTTTACGCAGCCTTTGGAAGTAATTAATGCATGCCGAAATGTTGCTGCACCTAGTCCTTCCTGTTGTAGCTCGTTAAATGCTTATATTGCGGGGATACAGACACAAATGCTAATCACAAATAAGCAAGCCATAATCTGTGCAACGCTATTTGGGTCTATGCTGCGGAAGGGCGGGGTGATGACAAATATATATGAGCTATGCGACGTTGACTTGAAAGATTTTAGCATCCAAG cagcttttggacaacaag GGTGCCTACTTCGGAGCTTGCCTTCAGATGTGGTACTTGACAATTCAACAGGTTTCAGCTTTACATGTGACTTGACCGACAACATTGCAGCTCCGTGGCCGTTatcatcctcaatgtcatcattgtCTCTTTGCGCTCCTG AGATGTCATTGCCTGCCCTGCCAACATCAGCAAGAAAGAAAAATTCCG GTTGTCGAGGTGGTGGGTTTGAATATGTGGTatccattttttcattttttatttttagtgcaTTGATTTACTGA
- the LOC120015112 gene encoding uncharacterized GPI-anchored protein At1g61900 isoform X3: MDCFWTVSRIKGSLCQQFLLLIVWLSSFQDVVTLHNLLDPSHVSSTSELPNQPSTGLFEPIEISPAVFPHLPDPGESLPPMYPTFPTTYEPNLTGKCPISFSALSGIMDKTASDCSQPMAEIVGNVICCPQLGSLLHIFLGYHSIKSDKLVLQNAVADDCFSDIISILASRGANKTIPAICSVKSSNLTGSACPVKDVTTFEKIVNTSKLLEACSSVDALKECCRPICQPAIMEAALQLSGTAVTISENKNVVGEPNHVDALNDCKGVVYSYLSKKLSVDAANTAFRILSACKVNKGCLLRSLPSDVVLDNSTGFSFTCDLTDNIAAPWPLSSSMSSLSLCAPEMSLPALPTSARKKNSGCRGGGFEYVVSIFSFFIFSALIY, from the exons ATGGACTGTTTCTGGACTGTTAGTCGCATTAAAG GTTCTCTGTGCCAACAATTCCTTTTATTAATTGTCTGGCTATCTAGTTTTCAAGATGTAGTGACCTTACATAACTTGCTTGATCCTAGTCATGTGTCTTCCACATCCGAGCTACCTAATCAACCTAGTACTGGACTTTTTGAACCTATTGAAATATCACCTGCAGTATTTCCGCATCTTCCAGATCCTGGTGAATCTTTGCCACCTATGTACCCAACTTTTCCTACCACATATGAACCAAACTTGACTGGGAAATGCCCTATAAGTTTCTCTGCTCTGTCTGGTATAATGGACAAAACAGCATCAGATTGTTCTCAACCGATGGCAGAAATAGTAGGAAATGTTATATGTTGCCCACAGCTTGGTAGTTTACTTCACATTTTCCTGGGCTACCACAGCATCAAGTCTGATAAGTTGGTTTTGCAAAACGCTGTTGCTGATGATTGTTTTTCAGATATTATCAGCATATTAGCCAGCAGAGGGGCCAACAAGACAATCCCTGCCATCTGCTCTGTAAAATCATCAAATCTTACTGGTAGTGCTTGTCCGGTGAAGGATGTTACAACCTTTGAGAAAATAGTAAATACAAGCAAACTTCTGGAGGCCTGCAGCTCTGTTGATGCTCTTAAAGAGTGTTGTAGACCAATTTGCCAGCCTGCTATTATGGAAGCTGCACTTCAGTTGTCAGGAACAGCTGTGACCATCAGTGAGAATAAAAATGTGGTGGGGGAACCCAATCATGTGGACGCACTTAATGATTGTAAAGGCGTTGTATATTCATACCTTTCTAAGAAACTCTCAGTTGATGCTGCGAATACTGCATTCCGGATATTATCTGCCTGCAAAGTGAATAAGG GGTGCCTACTTCGGAGCTTGCCTTCAGATGTGGTACTTGACAATTCAACAGGTTTCAGCTTTACATGTGACTTGACCGACAACATTGCAGCTCCGTGGCCGTTatcatcctcaatgtcatcattgtCTCTTTGCGCTCCTG AGATGTCATTGCCTGCCCTGCCAACATCAGCAAGAAAGAAAAATTCCG GTTGTCGAGGTGGTGGGTTTGAATATGTGGTatccattttttcattttttatttttagtgcaTTGATTTACTGA
- the LOC120015112 gene encoding uncharacterized GPI-anchored protein At1g61900 isoform X2: MDCFWTVSRIKGSLCQQFLLLIVWLSSFQDVVTLHNLLDPSHVSSTSELPNQPSTGLFEPIEISPAVFPHLPDPGESLPPMYPTFPTTYEPNLTGKCPISFSALSGIMDKTASDCSQPMAEIVGNVICCPQLGSLLHIFLGYHSIKSDKLVLQNAVADDCFSDIISILASRGANKTIPAICSVKSSNLTGSACPVKDVTTFEKIVNTSKLLEACSSVDALKECCRPICQPAIMEAALQLSGTAVTISENKNVVGEPNHVDALNDCKGVVYSYLSKKLSVDAANTAFRILSACKVNKVCPLNFTQPLEVINACRNVAAPSPSCCSSLNAYIAGIQTQMLITNKQAIICATLFGSMLRKGGVMTNIYELCDVDLKDFSIQAFGQQGCLLRSLPSDVVLDNSTGFSFTCDLTDNIAAPWPLSSSMSSLSLCAPEMSLPALPTSARKKNSGCRGGGFEYVVSIFSFFIFSALIY; this comes from the exons ATGGACTGTTTCTGGACTGTTAGTCGCATTAAAG GTTCTCTGTGCCAACAATTCCTTTTATTAATTGTCTGGCTATCTAGTTTTCAAGATGTAGTGACCTTACATAACTTGCTTGATCCTAGTCATGTGTCTTCCACATCCGAGCTACCTAATCAACCTAGTACTGGACTTTTTGAACCTATTGAAATATCACCTGCAGTATTTCCGCATCTTCCAGATCCTGGTGAATCTTTGCCACCTATGTACCCAACTTTTCCTACCACATATGAACCAAACTTGACTGGGAAATGCCCTATAAGTTTCTCTGCTCTGTCTGGTATAATGGACAAAACAGCATCAGATTGTTCTCAACCGATGGCAGAAATAGTAGGAAATGTTATATGTTGCCCACAGCTTGGTAGTTTACTTCACATTTTCCTGGGCTACCACAGCATCAAGTCTGATAAGTTGGTTTTGCAAAACGCTGTTGCTGATGATTGTTTTTCAGATATTATCAGCATATTAGCCAGCAGAGGGGCCAACAAGACAATCCCTGCCATCTGCTCTGTAAAATCATCAAATCTTACTGGTAGTGCTTGTCCGGTGAAGGATGTTACAACCTTTGAGAAAATAGTAAATACAAGCAAACTTCTGGAGGCCTGCAGCTCTGTTGATGCTCTTAAAGAGTGTTGTAGACCAATTTGCCAGCCTGCTATTATGGAAGCTGCACTTCAGTTGTCAGGAACAGCTGTGACCATCAGTGAGAATAAAAATGTGGTGGGGGAACCCAATCATGTGGACGCACTTAATGATTGTAAAGGCGTTGTATATTCATACCTTTCTAAGAAACTCTCAGTTGATGCTGCGAATACTGCATTCCGGATATTATCTGCCTGCAAAGTGAATAAGG TTTGCCCTTTAAATTTTACGCAGCCTTTGGAAGTAATTAATGCATGCCGAAATGTTGCTGCACCTAGTCCTTCCTGTTGTAGCTCGTTAAATGCTTATATTGCGGGGATACAGACACAAATGCTAATCACAAATAAGCAAGCCATAATCTGTGCAACGCTATTTGGGTCTATGCTGCGGAAGGGCGGGGTGATGACAAATATATATGAGCTATGCGACGTTGACTTGAAAGATTTTAGCATCCAAG cttttggacaacaag GGTGCCTACTTCGGAGCTTGCCTTCAGATGTGGTACTTGACAATTCAACAGGTTTCAGCTTTACATGTGACTTGACCGACAACATTGCAGCTCCGTGGCCGTTatcatcctcaatgtcatcattgtCTCTTTGCGCTCCTG AGATGTCATTGCCTGCCCTGCCAACATCAGCAAGAAAGAAAAATTCCG GTTGTCGAGGTGGTGGGTTTGAATATGTGGTatccattttttcattttttatttttagtgcaTTGATTTACTGA